In the genome of Parus major isolate Abel chromosome 2, Parus_major1.1, whole genome shotgun sequence, one region contains:
- the PRL gene encoding prolactin: MNTKGTSLKGLLLVALLVSHMLLTKEGVTSLPICPNGSVNCQLSLEELFDRAVKLSHYIHFLSSEMFNEFDERYAQGRGFIAKAVNSCHTASLTTPEDKEQAQQIHHEDLLNLILGVLRSWNDPLVHLASEVQRMKEAPETILWKAVEIEEQNKRLLEGMEKIVGRVQSGVVENDIYTPWDGLPSLQLDDEDSRLFAFYNLLHCLRRDSHKIDNYLKVLKCRLIHDNNC; encoded by the exons ATGAACACCAAGGGGACTTCACTGAAAG GTTTGTTGCTGGTGGCCCTTCTGGTGTCCCACATGCTTCTGACAAAGGAAGGAGTGACCTCTTTGCCAATCTGCCCCAATGGATCTGTCAATTGCCAACTTTCCCTTGAGGAACTTTTTGACCGAGCAGTTAAACTTTCACACTACATCCACTTCCTGTCTTCAGAAATGTTCAATGAATTT GATGAACGCTACGCCCAGGGCCGGGGCTTCATTGCTAAAGCTGTCAATAGCTGCCACACTGCATCTTTAACCACTCCTGAAGACAAGGAGCAGGCTCAGCAGATTCAT CACGAGGACTTACTGAATTTAATACTGGGAGTTCTGCGTTCCTGGAATGATCCCCTGGTCCACCTGGCCTCTGAAGTACAAAGAATGAAAGAAGCTCCAGAAACCATTCTCTGGAAGGCTGTGGAGAttgaagaacaaaacaagaGACTTCTAGAAGGAATGGAGAAAATAGTTGGGCGG GTTCAATCTGGGGTGGTCGAAAATGACATTTACACTCCGTGGGACGGACTTCCATCCCTGCAGCTTGATGATGAGGACTCCAGACTCTTTGCCTTCTACAACCTGCTGCACTGCCTCCGCCGAGATTCCCACAAAATTGACAACTATCTCAAGGTTTTGAAGTGCCGCCTAATCCACGACAACAATTGTTGA